The genomic stretch TTTCGCTGCGGCTGAATAGCTTAACTACTTCACCTTGCTACCGAGGTGCAACTCGCCAGATCATTATGCAAAAGGTACGCGGTCACCCCTTACGGGGCTCCCACCGATTGTAAGCGACAGGTTTCAGGTACTATTTCACTCCCCTCCCGGGGTGCTTTTCACCTTTCCCTCACGGTACTGGTTCACTATCGGTCACCAAGGAGTATTTAGCCTTAGGAGATGGTCCTCCCGAATTCCCACAGGATTCCACGTGTCCCGCAGTACTTGGGGTACCGGCCACGTGATATATTGATTTTGCCTACGGGACTATCACCCTATTTTGTCGACCTTTCCAGATCGGTTCGACTATCAATATACCATCGAGTGAAGAGATGCAGCTCTTCTTGTCGGCCCCACGACCCCAATGCAACAACGCCCGCATGCTTTAACATTGCATTGGTTTGGGCTATTTCGCGTTCGCTCGCCGCTACTAGCAAAATCATTCTTTATTTTCTTGTCCTGCTGCTACTTAGATGTTTCAGTTCACAGCGTTCGCTTTGCAGACCTATGTATTCAGTATGCAATAATCCGACATGACTCGGATTGGGTTGCCCCATTCGGAAATCGACGGGTCTACGGATATTTGCTCCTCACCGTCGCTTATCGCAGCTTATCACGTCCTTCATCGCCTCTTGGTGCCAAGGCATCCACCTGACGCTCTGAGTAACTTTCCCGAAAGTCTTTTTATGACATGGATCCACAGAGGATCCCTTTCGGTGTTTTAAAATGTTTCTCAAGATGCCATACCCTTGCGATTCGAGTTGTCAAAGATCCTGTCCCAATGGGACGTACCAATCATCTGGTATCGGGCGGGCGGTTCGCAAAGCAGTTCTCACCTACGCGATGTATTTCCAGAGATGGTGGAAAAGAACAAAATATTGGATAAAAAATGGTCGCAGACAAAATCTACGAGCCATCTTTCCGTGGAGAATACCGGGTTCGAACCGGTGACCTCCTGGTTGCAAACCAGGCGCTCTCCCAACTGAGCTAATTCCCCCGGGTGGGCCTGACAAGAGTCGAACTTGTGACCTCACGGTTATCAGCCGTGCGCTCTAACCAACTGAGCTACAGGCCCCGGCATGTCGATGCAGAGAGCAGTACGGCTAACCCGTCGGGTCGTCCGACGACATTGGCGCTACGCACAATCTTTAACTTTTGCTTCGTCCTAAAGTAATTGACGTTGTGGACGTCGTAGGTACCTTGCGATACCAAATCCACGGTTCTCCAGAAAGGAGGTGATCCAGCCGCACCTTCCGGTACGGCTACCTTGTTACGACTTAACCCCAGTCATCAGTCTTACCTTAGACGCCTGCCTCCTTTCGGTTAGCTCGGCGGCTTCGGGTACTACCAACTCCCATGGTTTGACGGGCGGTGTGTACAAGGCCCGGGAACGTATTCACCGCTACCTGCTGATTAGCGATTACTAGCGATTCCGACTTCATGCACTCGAGTTGCAGAGTGCAATCTGAACTGAGGACCGTTTTAAGGATTGGCTCCACCTCGCGGTCTTGCTACCCTCTGTGCGATCCATTGTAGCACGTGTGTAGCCCTGGACATAAGGGCCATGAGGACTTGACGTCATCCCCACCTTCCTCCTCCTTTACGGAGGCAGTCCCCATAGAGTGCCCGGCTTTAACCGCTGGTAACTATGGGCGAGGGTTGCGCTCGTTGCAGGACTTAACCTAACATCTCACGACACGAGCTGACGACAGCCATGCAGCACCTATGCGCCCCGGTATTGCTACCTAACCGGCTTTCACCGGTGACAAAGCGCACTTCGAGCCCAGGTAAGGTTCTTCGCGTTGCATCGAATTAAACCACATGCTCCACCGCTTGTGCGGGCCCCCGTCAATTCCTTTGAGTTTCACCCTTGCGAGCGTACTCCCCAGGTGGGGCACTTACTGTGTTAACTGCGTCACCGAGAGGACCTCTCCCGACGACTAGTGCCCATCGTTTACGGTGCGGACTACCAGGGTATCTAAGCCTGTTTGCTCCCCGCACTTTCGCGTCTCAGCGTCAGATGTGCCCCAGGTATCCGCCTTCGCCACTGGTGTTCCTCCCGATATCTACGCATTTCACCGCTACACCGGGAATTCCAATACCCCCTGACACTCTCAAGATATGCAGTTTCATAGGCACTTGAGACGGTTAAGCCGCCCACTTTCACCTATGACTTGCACATCCGCCTACACGCCCTTTACACCCAGTAAATCCGGACAACGCTTGCACCCTCCGTATTACCGCGGCTGCTGGCACGGAGTTAGCCGGTGCTTACTTTCAGGGTACCGTCAACGCCCTCATCGGGCAATTCTTCCCCTGCTACAGAGCTTTACGATCCGAAGACCTTCATCACTCACGCGGCGTTGCTGCGTCAGACTTTCGTCCATTGCGCAATACTCCTCACTGCTGCCTCCCGTAGGAGTCTGGGCCGTATCTCAGTCCCAGTGTGGCCGGTCATCCTCTCAGATCGGCTACTGATCGTCGCCTTGGTGGGCCGTTACCCCGCCAACAAGCTAATCAGGCGCGGGATCATCTGGAAGCGTATTACTACTTTAACAACATCCTCATGCGAGGCCGCTGCATTATGCGGTATTAGACGCCCTTTCGAGCGTTTATTCCCCACTCCCAGGCAGATTTCCCACGTGTTACGCACCCGTTCGCCACTAACATTATTGCTAATGCCCGTACGACTTGCATGTGTTAAGCACGCCGCTAGCGTTCGTCCTGAGCCAGGATCAAACTCTCCATTGTTGAATGAAGATAAAAGTTGTTGATCCGTCAATTTACTCAAAGGATTTCTGCTACGTTATAGACTGTGCGTTCGCGCTATGTCAAAGATCCTGTTTTCCCACATTCGGGGATTTCAAGTTCCTCAGTGAGCGGGGCCGAAAGCCAACGCTCTTTAGATGACAATCCCCCGCGAACGGGGGCAGTGTTCATCATTTCTGAACAGCTTACCAATATACGTCAAGTGACGACGAAAGTCAAGCGCCGGTGTTTCCGACCCGCGCAAGACTTGTAAATTCGCTACTTAGCGTCACAAACGTGCTGGATGAGCTGACAACCTGAACATACAAAACAAAGAACATCTTTCCAAACTTTCCCAACTTCGTTCGCCGTAGCGTTCGTTTTAGTGGCGAGAGTATACACTCATTCGCTCGAAAAGTCAAGGGGGGTCTAAATAACCCCTGTGATAAATCGCACATTGCACGTAATAACAATAGGTTATAAGTCGTTAAACGTAACGAAAAAGACTCTCGTTGGAGGTACTGTATTGCCGGTAACGCGAGCTCTTTGCTGGATGTACTGCCACTTCCTCGCGTTTCGCACATTCAAACCGTCTCTCGATGACAAGAACCTTGTCATTTCCTGAGCTGTTTTTCCTGCCTGCTACTTTAACGAATAAGAAACAACTTGAGTGAGTCGGTGTATGGGCTTTCCAGCGCGATCCATTCACTGTGGCCGCGCTTGGGAACCGGTAGAAATCTCTTCTCTGAGGAAGCGGCGCTGGCAAATAGTTTTCGTCCTAAGGCTATCGGTATCAGATTGTCGCGCTCACCATGCATTACGAGCAGCGGTTCGGTCACTTGCTTGATTAACTCTACTGGTTGAGCATTTGGATTTTGGAGTTTCGCTTCCGGTTTTAACCAGATAAACCACCGGAGATACCATGGCAACTCGCGTTCAAACGCTTTGATGGTTTCTTCGGCGTTCGTCATCGGTGCGATGAGTATCAATCCGTCGGCGGCGCGTTCCGATGCGACCGCGGTCGCAAAGACCGTACCGATGGAGTAACCGAATAGAAAGAGCGGTTGCGATGGGGTACGGACTCTCACCGTATCGAAAATAAGTAGCGCATCCTTGATAATACTCGCAAACGTCGGTTTCGCAGAATCGCTGATACCGAAGCCGCGATAATCGATGAGGTAGAGATTGCACTCGGTTTTCTGCGAAAGAATCGCGTAGTAGTTAAACGTCCGGTAGATTGATTCTGCATTCCCGACGAAGCAGATCATCGAACGTTGGTAGTGTGGCGCACCGATTATTTTTCCGCGCAACATCACGCCATCGCTTGCCCGCAGTTCGATGCTGCGAAACGTTGTCGAATCGGAAAGCGCGGGCGTCCGGTGCGGATAGAAGAGCGACTCTTCCGTCACCGTGCGGACGCAGGAGGAAAGGGAAAGTAAGAGTAGTAAAAGTATCAAGCCGATTCGATATTGAGTAATCAAGAAACACCTCATAACCAGCAACTGAGCTATGCTCTGAATTTCTGGTCTAACTCTGATTGTGGAATGAATCGGGAAGCTTGGCGGATGATTGCGCGGAGAGTACCAGTATCGAGTTCCTTATGCAAAGGAACAATAAGTACCTGTCGCCTAGTACCAACAATACGAAGAAGTTTACAATGGCTTCCGTGTTGAGAATGTAGTTCAAATCCGAACTTTTGGAAGATTGCAATCGCTTCTGCTCCGGAGATGCGCTTAAGATGCGGCACGAATCGGTTCCAGTTCGTAACTAACAACAACCGTCGGGTCATTCGATAACCCATACTCGCTCAAGTCTTCCCCTTCGATTGCAAGCGCAACCGCCTCCTGCAAATTGCTCACCGTTTCGTCGAGCGTATTCCCTTGGGTTACTACCGGCAACTCAAGACACTCGGCATAATAGCCAAACGATTCGCCGCGCCGAATCACGGCGTTGATTGTTCGTTGCAAAGTGAACTCCTTTCACGAATCGATTCATTTAACAAAGTTACCGTTGTCAGGCAAGAATACAAACCGAAACTACGGCGTTAAGACAAATCTCCTCGACAGACAAGAGTGTCTGTCGTACCGCGTACTGCTTTCGCCTTTACTGTTCCCTGTCACCTGTTCCCTGTTCCCGTAAACCAAATGAGATTGCTTCGTCGCTACGCGCTCTCGCAATGACAGTTCTTGGCAACTACAAGACACAGTAATTTTTGCTTTTAGTCAAGGAGAAAGGTAGTGCGGCAGGGCTATCTTGTTCGAGTACTTGAGGGGTGGACGATGTTTTTTCTCGAAGAACAATCCAATCGTGAAAACGAACAAACCGAGACAAGCGGAACTGCCGTCGATTTAGTCAAGATGGCGAAAACGCGACAGAAGGAGCAGCGTCAGGAACGGCTCGCGCAAACCTGGGGCGGAAAACAGCTCCGGCGGTTTCGTGCGCGCAGCTATGTGCAGATGGCAATGTTTGGCGTCGTGTTGGCGATTGGTTTTCAATTCTACCGATTCGTTCATGCCGGTTTAACCACGACCAGCGGGGCATTGCCACATCGTCCTCCGGGAGTGGACGGGTTTCTCCCGATTACCGGTATCATGGGCGTCGTCGATTGGATAGCCACTGGCACCTTGAATACCATCCACCCTGCCGCAACAATCCTGCTGCTCGTTTTCGTTGTAATCTCGCTGTTCTGGCGCAAGGCATTTTGTTCGTGGTTGTGTCCGGTGGGAACGATCTCCGAATATCTCGCTCTGATGGGTCGCAAAATCTTTGGACGAAATTTTCGAATCTGGAAGTGGCTCGACATCACGATGCGCGGCTTCAAGTATTTCCTGCTCAGCTTCTTCCTGTGGGCGATTGTATCGATGGGCGCTATCGGAACCAATGCATTTCTCTACAGCGATTACAATTATGTCGCCGACGTCAAAATGGGGATGTTTTTCGTCCGGTTGGGAACGGTTGGCGCAGTTGTGATGGGTATTCTCATCGTAGGGTCGATCTTTGTGAATGGCTTCTGGTGCCGGTATTTCTGTCCTTACGGCGCACTGGTCGGCTTGTTTTCCTGGATGTCGCCGACGAAAATCAAACGGACGGCAAGCGCCTGCATCGATTGCGAACTGTGCAACAAAGCGTGTCCCGCACGACTGCCGGTAATGACCAAAGAGCGCATCGTATCGGTAGAATGCACCGGTTGCTTCGATTGTGTGGCAAGTTGTCCGGTACCAGAAGCGTTAAATGTGGAAGTGCGAGAGAAGGTGTCGCCTGTGCGAAGAGTCGCCATGGGAATCAGTATCGTTTTTGTTGGTGTGTGGCTGCTTGCGCAACTGACAGGGGTATGGAGTAACTCGATTAGCGACGAGGAGTATCGTGAAAGGATACCGAAGATGGATGACGTAGGTCATCCGGGAAGATAGTTAGAGGTACGCTCTGAGATTGCCACGTCACTTTGCTTCGTGCATTGGCACTGCGCTTCGTTCCTCGCAAAGACAGACGTGTCAAACATTCATCAACTAACTACTCTGCGGTTTTCGCAGATACTACTTCGTAAGGCGATCCCATTCGGTGGGTGTGAACTTGGAAGTGAATTTCGCAACCGTCGCATAATCGCCCGGACGAATGTTATTCCGTTCAAACCAACCAGCTTCCATCTCGATGACGTACTGTACGCTATCGGTTTTCGAGGGATACGTTTTCAATAATGCGGGGGGAGTCGAGAGCGGCTCGGCAAACATTCGTTGAATCTCGAGGATTCTGCCTTGCGCATCCAAATATGCCAAATCGATATCGAAGTAGCAGTGATACATCCAAAAAGAATGCCGCTGCGGTTTCGGAAACACGAATAACATTCCGTGGTCTGGTGCTAATTCCGTACGGTCGGAAAGTCCTTGGACGATTTCATCGGTATCGTCACTAATCTCCAGCCATGCTGTTACTTTTCCAATCGTCACTTTTTGCGGCAACTCCGGGGCAGCGAAACTAATCGATGCTAAGAGTAACGCAAACAGCAAGCGTATGATTTGTTTCGTTCGTATCATGTTTCCTCAACCATAAATACGGAAGTTCCGGTTCATTTTGCGGTAGGGCAAGTCACCTCCGCGGATTGTTCGCTGAGGGTGACTCGAATGCTTATATTGCCTCAACATACAATTAGAAATCCACGAATGTAAACGTACAGTAAACTTGAAGGCTCCGCCGGGAGGGACTCGTGACCACAGTCGCCACACACGAGGTTTTTGTCTATCTCTCCGATTGGATGGGGCGTACTGTTTACGATTCCTCGCAACACGCCTCCGGGAAGATTGTCGACGTGCTCGCGCAAGCCGGGCACATGTTCCCCCCGATTCGCGGCATTGTTATCCGTTTGGATTCCCGGAAAGTTCTCTACCGCTTAGCAGCCAACGAACTGAATCATTGGCTCATTACCGATGCGTTGACCGTCGATCCAACCAAGTACCAACCACTCGAACCGAATGAGGATGAGTTCCTGATTCGTGATTGGCTATGGGATCGGCAAATCGTCGATATCTCCGGCGCAAAAGTCAAACGGGTCAACGACGTCCAGATGATTGTTGGTGATGTCAGCTATATCGTCCATGTCGATGTTGGTTTTCTTGGTTTAGCGCGGCGGCTTGGATTTGAACGGAGTGTAAAAACCGTTGCGAAACTGTTCGGAAAATCGCTGCAAGACGAGTTAATCTCCTGGAAATATGTCACCCCGGTCAAAGCTCAGAGTGGTGCACCGCTTCGGCTCTCGGTGCAACTCACGAACTTACGGAATCTTCACCCGGCGGAATTAGCCGACGTATTGGAAGAACTCGATAAAGATGAGCGTACCGAAATCGTTCGCGCTGTCGGAGCGGAAACTGCCGCCGCCGCCTTGGAAGTCGCCGACGAAGATGTCCAGAAGAGCGTGCTGGAATCGCTCACCGCCGATGAATCGGCCGATATTCTCGAAGAGATGGATTTGCAGGTCGCCGCCGATGTGCTCGAAGTTGTCGAGGAAGAGTTGGCGGAAGCAATGCTCGCCGCAGTCGAGCCGGAAACCCGGGACGACATTACCGAGTTAGCGGCGCATAAGGACGAAACCGCTGGTTCAGCGATGTCGTCGGATTTCATCCAATGCCATCCCGACGATACCGCGAGCGAAGTGTTGGAAAAAGTGCGCATCCTTGCCCGCGAAATCGAGTCATTCCTTTATATCTATGTGGTCGACGATAACGAGGAATTTAAAGGGGTCGTCTCGTTACGGGCGATTCTGACATCCTCGCCCTCAACACCGGTTCATACGATTATGCATTCCCGCATCATTTCGGTGACGCCGGATGAGCCGTTAGAAGACGTCGCAGAATTATTCAGTACATATGATTTCGGATTCTGTCCGGTCGTGAAAGATGGTCGAGTATTAGGAGTAATCTCACTCAAACATTCGTTTGAAGAGTTGCTGCCTCATTTCTGGAAGAAGCGAAACGATTAATGCCGCTGGGACTTCAACAATCGCTGCAACATTATCTGCCGCA from bacterium encodes the following:
- a CDS encoding lysophospholipase — its product is MITQYRIGLILLLLLLSLSSCVRTVTEESLFYPHRTPALSDSTTFRSIELRASDGVMLRGKIIGAPHYQRSMICFVGNAESIYRTFNYYAILSQKTECNLYLIDYRGFGISDSAKPTFASIIKDALLIFDTVRVRTPSQPLFLFGYSIGTVFATAVASERAADGLILIAPMTNAEETIKAFERELPWYLRWFIWLKPEAKLQNPNAQPVELIKQVTEPLLVMHGERDNLIPIALGRKLFASAASSEKRFLPVPKRGHSEWIALESPYTDSLKLFLIR
- a CDS encoding 4Fe-4S binding protein; amino-acid sequence: MFFLEEQSNRENEQTETSGTAVDLVKMAKTRQKEQRQERLAQTWGGKQLRRFRARSYVQMAMFGVVLAIGFQFYRFVHAGLTTTSGALPHRPPGVDGFLPITGIMGVVDWIATGTLNTIHPAATILLLVFVVISLFWRKAFCSWLCPVGTISEYLALMGRKIFGRNFRIWKWLDITMRGFKYFLLSFFLWAIVSMGAIGTNAFLYSDYNYVADVKMGMFFVRLGTVGAVVMGILIVGSIFVNGFWCRYFCPYGALVGLFSWMSPTKIKRTASACIDCELCNKACPARLPVMTKERIVSVECTGCFDCVASCPVPEALNVEVREKVSPVRRVAMGISIVFVGVWLLAQLTGVWSNSISDEEYRERIPKMDDVGHPGR
- a CDS encoding type II toxin-antitoxin system HicB family antitoxin, with translation MQRTINAVIRRGESFGYYAECLELPVVTQGNTLDETVSNLQEAVALAIEGEDLSEYGLSNDPTVVVSYELEPIRAAS
- a CDS encoding DUF192 domain-containing protein, whose amino-acid sequence is MIRTKQIIRLLFALLLASISFAAPELPQKVTIGKVTAWLEISDDTDEIVQGLSDRTELAPDHGMLFVFPKPQRHSFWMYHCYFDIDLAYLDAQGRILEIQRMFAEPLSTPPALLKTYPSKTDSVQYVIEMEAGWFERNNIRPGDYATVAKFTSKFTPTEWDRLTK
- a CDS encoding CBS domain-containing protein — encoded protein: MTTVATHEVFVYLSDWMGRTVYDSSQHASGKIVDVLAQAGHMFPPIRGIVIRLDSRKVLYRLAANELNHWLITDALTVDPTKYQPLEPNEDEFLIRDWLWDRQIVDISGAKVKRVNDVQMIVGDVSYIVHVDVGFLGLARRLGFERSVKTVAKLFGKSLQDELISWKYVTPVKAQSGAPLRLSVQLTNLRNLHPAELADVLEELDKDERTEIVRAVGAETAAAALEVADEDVQKSVLESLTADESADILEEMDLQVAADVLEVVEEELAEAMLAAVEPETRDDITELAAHKDETAGSAMSSDFIQCHPDDTASEVLEKVRILAREIESFLYIYVVDDNEEFKGVVSLRAILTSSPSTPVHTIMHSRIISVTPDEPLEDVAELFSTYDFGFCPVVKDGRVLGVISLKHSFEELLPHFWKKRND
- a CDS encoding type II toxin-antitoxin system HicA family toxin, whose protein sequence is MPHLKRISGAEAIAIFQKFGFELHSQHGSHCKLLRIVGTRRQVLIVPLHKELDTGTLRAIIRQASRFIPQSELDQKFRA